A region from the Achromobacter seleniivolatilans genome encodes:
- a CDS encoding ATP-binding protein, whose protein sequence is MLKFAIRVFLIATIGYVVAAQLVNISFGYFLESLSADLSYRAVRGQMYALRKDLDPVPAQDRAAYIRDEVQPHYGLALTLLKADEVTLTPAEQQQLDRTGFVMRDDYNTYLARLPGDPPQWLDVRLPVEPSMERWITWSALAALSVLLAVILLLVWALPIWRDLDALRNATLRMGQGDMSVRVRLSRISGIRHVGESFNQMAERIATLIDTQRSLTNAVSHELRTPLARLSFEVDMLGHDQYLPRRGQILEDMRTDISELEAMVAELLVYARLERPGDDSVRLETVDVCDWLGEALALVAHQAESRAVACQVRGGYPAHVQLHPRYMSRALLNLVQNAVRYASQRVEISLTQTAHGAFELIVDDDGGGIAEGDRERVFEPFIRLDESRDRGTGGAGLGLAIVKRVAISHGGSIDVRDSPLGGARFVLRWSAGHTEQA, encoded by the coding sequence ATGCTTAAATTCGCCATCCGCGTATTTCTGATCGCGACGATCGGCTATGTCGTCGCCGCGCAGCTGGTCAACATCAGCTTCGGCTACTTCCTGGAATCACTCAGCGCAGATTTGTCGTATCGGGCCGTTCGTGGCCAGATGTATGCGCTGCGCAAGGACCTGGACCCGGTCCCGGCGCAAGATAGGGCGGCGTACATTCGGGACGAGGTTCAGCCTCACTATGGCCTGGCCCTGACCTTGTTGAAGGCTGATGAGGTGACGCTGACACCTGCCGAGCAACAGCAGTTGGACCGCACCGGCTTCGTCATGCGCGACGACTACAACACTTATCTGGCTCGTCTGCCAGGCGATCCGCCGCAATGGCTCGATGTGCGACTGCCGGTTGAACCGTCGATGGAACGATGGATCACGTGGTCGGCCTTGGCAGCATTGAGCGTCTTGCTGGCTGTCATTTTGCTATTGGTCTGGGCCCTGCCTATCTGGCGCGACCTGGATGCGCTGCGCAACGCCACGCTGCGCATGGGCCAGGGCGACATGAGTGTACGTGTGCGCCTGTCGCGGATTTCCGGCATTCGCCATGTGGGCGAGAGCTTTAATCAGATGGCCGAACGCATTGCCACACTGATCGACACCCAGCGCAGCCTGACCAACGCCGTGTCGCACGAACTGCGTACGCCCCTGGCGCGGCTATCGTTTGAAGTGGACATGCTGGGCCACGATCAATACCTGCCGCGCCGTGGCCAGATTCTGGAAGACATGCGTACCGACATCTCCGAGCTGGAAGCCATGGTTGCCGAACTGCTGGTGTATGCCCGGCTGGAGCGCCCCGGCGACGACTCCGTCAGGCTCGAAACCGTAGATGTCTGCGATTGGCTTGGCGAGGCGTTGGCGCTGGTCGCGCATCAGGCAGAGTCGCGCGCCGTCGCGTGTCAGGTGCGCGGCGGTTATCCCGCCCATGTGCAGCTGCATCCGCGCTACATGAGCCGCGCCTTGCTGAATCTGGTGCAAAACGCCGTGCGCTATGCCAGCCAGCGGGTAGAAATCAGTCTGACCCAGACCGCCCATGGCGCCTTTGAACTCATCGTGGACGACGATGGCGGCGGCATCGCCGAGGGTGACCGAGAGCGGGTATTCGAACCCTTCATCCGCTTAGACGAAAGCCGCGACCGGGGCACGGGTGGCGCGGGGCTGGGCCTGGCTATCGTTAAACGGGTAGCCATCAGCCATGGGGGCAGTATTGATGTGCGGGACAGTCCGCTGGGCGGCGCCCGCTTTGTGTTGCGATGGAGTGCCGGCCACACTGAACAGGCGTAA
- a CDS encoding FMN-dependent NADH-azoreductase, whose product MSILRIRCSPQGLSSESYRLSERIIQRLQANQPGDKLDVIDVDATRLPHADSDYAAALSSPADPLDGQLELGTLKESARQIQLLTDASHLVLSTPMHNFTVPSSLKVWLDHVVRVRSTFRITPEGKRGLLANRPVYVAIASGGAFSGDNAGQPDFLTPYLRHVLATIGLHQITFISVEGTARGPEFLEAARKRADAAIAALSFSATQPAFAV is encoded by the coding sequence ATGAGCATTCTTCGAATTCGTTGCAGCCCGCAGGGCCTGAGCTCTGAAAGCTATCGGCTGTCCGAGCGCATCATTCAGCGTCTGCAGGCAAACCAGCCCGGTGACAAGCTGGACGTGATTGACGTGGACGCCACCCGCCTGCCTCATGCCGATAGCGACTACGCCGCCGCACTCAGCTCACCCGCCGATCCCTTGGACGGCCAACTGGAGCTGGGCACGCTAAAAGAATCAGCCCGGCAAATCCAGCTGTTGACGGATGCCAGCCATCTGGTGCTTTCGACACCCATGCACAACTTCACGGTGCCCTCTTCCCTGAAGGTTTGGCTGGATCACGTGGTGCGAGTACGCAGCACCTTTCGTATCACGCCAGAAGGCAAACGGGGGCTGCTCGCCAATCGCCCTGTCTACGTCGCGATTGCTTCAGGCGGTGCATTCAGCGGCGATAACGCAGGCCAGCCAGATTTCCTGACTCCTTATTTGCGCCATGTGCTGGCCACGATCGGCCTGCATCAAATCACCTTCATTTCGGTCGAAGGGACGGCGCGCGGCCCGGAGTTTCTGGAGGCTGCCCGCAAGCGCGCTGACGCCGCAATCGCGGCTCTGTCGTTCAGTGCAACCCAGCCGGCATTCGCCGTCTGA
- a CDS encoding GNAT family N-acetyltransferase — protein MNQTAIRHIDTENELRACAALMQQLRPHLTDDADFVSRVNRMRTQNYHVLAAFHEGRAVALAGYRHQENLIYGRFIYVDDLVVDESERGAGWGAKLIEALDVLARDAGCAKLVLDTGLGNALAQRFYFRQGLLTSAIRFSKTLGASAA, from the coding sequence ATGAACCAGACGGCCATACGCCATATCGATACCGAAAACGAACTGCGCGCCTGCGCAGCGTTAATGCAGCAATTGCGGCCCCATCTGACTGACGACGCCGACTTCGTCAGCCGCGTGAACCGCATGCGAACCCAGAACTACCATGTGCTTGCGGCCTTTCACGAGGGCCGCGCCGTTGCGCTGGCCGGCTACCGCCATCAGGAAAATCTGATCTATGGACGGTTTATTTACGTGGATGATCTTGTGGTCGATGAGTCTGAACGCGGCGCCGGTTGGGGCGCCAAACTGATAGAGGCGCTGGACGTGTTGGCGCGCGATGCGGGCTGCGCGAAACTTGTGCTCGATACCGGCCTGGGCAACGCGCTGGCCCAACGCTTCTATTTTCGTCAAGGCCTGTTGACCAGCGCCATCCGTTTCAGCAAAACCCTGGGAGCCTCCGCAGCATGA
- the pdxR gene encoding MocR-like pyridoxine biosynthesis transcription factor PdxR, with amino-acid sequence MMSTPPDGLLTLSDTSSDPLYRQIYDRFRSAIAEGALKPGDRIPSARALAKDIGVARGTIEVAYSLLAAEGYIQSRGQAGTVVTPGLQPQTPLAPPSVQKPDEKQDGSWIRPAALLPFQMGLPALDVFPRKIWARLGARHLRAQQAADLSYPAPNGLLSLRTATAAYLQVARGIQCTPAQVFITSGYNNTMQLILQALFKPGDAVWMEEPGYPPTRALLGQAGMQAVPVPVDADGMVVDAGMTAEPRARGAVVTPAHQSPLCLSLSLPRRQALLDWADRSNAWIIEDDYDGEYRYVGRPLPALKSLDRQGRVLYAGTFSKVLFPGLRLAYLVVPEEQVPRFERLCLLLAGGAPALIQGILASFINEGHFGRHIQRMRRLYSERRETTAAGLSAVLGEHLHIEPQPGGMHLVARMRGHQTDRALAARMLSHGMYAHALSHWYQGPESQSGLLMSFTNIGSAEQAEQLARRIQALA; translated from the coding sequence ATGATGAGTACCCCACCTGATGGTTTGCTAACGCTGTCTGATACCAGCAGCGACCCGCTTTACCGCCAGATCTACGACCGTTTTCGTAGCGCCATCGCTGAAGGCGCCTTGAAGCCGGGCGACCGTATTCCATCCGCGCGGGCGCTCGCCAAAGACATAGGTGTTGCGCGCGGAACGATCGAAGTCGCGTACTCATTATTGGCTGCGGAGGGCTACATCCAGTCGCGGGGACAAGCGGGAACCGTTGTTACCCCTGGCCTACAGCCTCAAACGCCGTTGGCGCCACCGTCCGTTCAAAAACCGGACGAAAAGCAGGATGGATCGTGGATTCGTCCTGCTGCGCTACTGCCATTTCAAATGGGCTTGCCCGCGCTGGATGTTTTCCCGCGCAAAATCTGGGCGCGGTTGGGCGCCCGTCATTTGCGCGCGCAGCAGGCCGCAGATCTGTCATACCCCGCACCGAATGGCTTGCTGTCGTTGCGCACCGCGACGGCGGCGTACTTGCAGGTGGCTCGCGGCATACAGTGCACTCCCGCCCAAGTGTTCATTACGTCCGGCTACAACAACACCATGCAGTTGATCTTGCAGGCGCTGTTCAAGCCCGGCGACGCCGTATGGATGGAAGAACCCGGTTATCCGCCCACCCGCGCGCTGTTGGGGCAGGCCGGTATGCAGGCTGTGCCCGTGCCAGTGGATGCCGATGGCATGGTGGTCGATGCGGGCATGACGGCCGAGCCCCGAGCGCGGGGCGCGGTCGTCACGCCCGCACATCAAAGCCCGCTGTGTCTGTCATTGTCGCTGCCGCGGCGCCAAGCGCTGCTGGATTGGGCCGACCGCAGCAATGCCTGGATTATCGAAGACGACTACGACGGCGAATATCGCTACGTCGGGCGTCCCTTGCCCGCGCTAAAGAGTCTGGACCGCCAAGGCCGGGTGCTATATGCCGGCACGTTCAGCAAGGTGTTGTTTCCCGGGCTGCGGCTGGCCTATCTGGTGGTGCCAGAAGAACAGGTGCCGCGCTTTGAACGCCTGTGCCTATTGCTGGCGGGCGGCGCTCCCGCGCTGATCCAGGGCATTCTTGCATCGTTCATTAACGAAGGGCATTTCGGCCGTCATATCCAGCGGATGCGCAGACTCTATAGCGAGCGGCGCGAGACCACCGCAGCGGGGCTGTCTGCGGTGTTGGGCGAACACTTGCACATTGAACCGCAACCTGGCGGCATGCATCTGGTGGCGCGCATGCGCGGTCATCAAACGGATAGGGCGTTAGCCGCAAGAATGCTGTCCCACGGAATGTATGCGCATGCGCTCTCGCATTGGTATCAGGGGCCTGAATCGCAGTCTGGGCTGTTGATGAGTTTCACCAATATTGGGTCGGCCGAGCAGGCCGAACAGTTGGCCAGACGTATACAAGCACTGGCCTGA
- a CDS encoding carboxymuconolactone decarboxylase family protein encodes MSQRVNYFNVSPELSKKYLDFSMAMKNVPIIKEVGHLVDIRASQINGCGFCLDMHVKESKLHGERELRLHHVAIWRESTLFSARERAALAWTEALTTLPAHGVPNEIYEAVRAELSESEISDLSFRIVGINGWNRLNVAFRTVPGSADVAYGLDKAGLN; translated from the coding sequence ATGAGCCAGCGCGTCAATTACTTCAACGTGTCGCCCGAGCTGTCCAAGAAGTATCTGGACTTCAGCATGGCAATGAAGAACGTTCCCATCATCAAAGAAGTTGGCCACCTGGTAGACATCCGTGCATCACAGATCAATGGATGCGGCTTTTGCCTGGACATGCACGTCAAGGAATCCAAGCTGCATGGTGAACGCGAATTGCGCCTGCACCACGTGGCCATCTGGCGCGAGTCGACCCTGTTTTCGGCGCGGGAACGCGCCGCGCTGGCGTGGACGGAAGCGTTGACCACCCTTCCCGCCCATGGCGTACCCAACGAGATCTACGAAGCGGTGCGCGCGGAACTGTCGGAATCCGAGATCTCGGATCTGAGCTTCAGGATTGTCGGCATCAATGGCTGGAACCGCTTGAATGTTGCGTTCCGCACCGTTCCGGGTTCCGCCGATGTGGCCTACGGCCTGGACAAAGCGGGTCTGAACTGA
- a CDS encoding HAD family hydrolase: MTSTCRMLQRCFAVFVLLVLASVARAQTPLPSWNDGPSRQAILEFVAAVTQEGGKDYVAPADRIAVFDNDGTLWSEQPLYFQLIFALDQVKVMAPKHPEWAEEQPFKAAIEGDRQALAAAGTEGLLKIVGATHTNMTTGAFSDEVKQWVKTAHHPRFKQPYTSLIYAPMRELLDYLRGNGFKTYIVSGGEVEFMRAWAQEVYGIPPEQVIGTTFVTEFQMQDGKPVLMRTPKLDYNDDGPGKPVSINKFIGRQPIFAFGNSDGDLQMLQWTAAGSGKRFAGLVHHTDAKREWAYDRDSKIGRLDKALDEATNKGWVIVDMAKEWKRVYAFENQ, encoded by the coding sequence ATGACCTCGACATGCCGTATGTTGCAACGCTGTTTTGCCGTGTTTGTATTGCTCGTGCTTGCAAGTGTCGCGCGCGCCCAAACGCCGTTGCCGTCATGGAACGATGGGCCGTCGCGCCAGGCCATTCTGGAATTTGTGGCGGCCGTCACACAAGAAGGGGGAAAAGACTATGTGGCGCCTGCCGATCGCATTGCCGTCTTTGACAACGACGGCACGCTCTGGAGCGAACAGCCGCTGTATTTCCAGCTGATTTTTGCGTTGGATCAGGTCAAAGTCATGGCGCCCAAGCATCCTGAATGGGCAGAAGAGCAGCCGTTCAAGGCGGCCATTGAAGGCGACCGTCAGGCGTTGGCGGCCGCTGGCACCGAAGGGCTGCTGAAAATCGTGGGCGCTACCCACACCAACATGACTACCGGCGCGTTCTCGGACGAGGTCAAGCAGTGGGTCAAGACGGCACATCACCCGCGTTTCAAGCAGCCGTATACCAGCCTGATCTACGCGCCGATGCGCGAGCTGCTGGACTACCTGCGCGGCAATGGTTTCAAGACCTACATCGTGTCAGGCGGCGAGGTCGAGTTCATGCGCGCCTGGGCGCAAGAGGTCTATGGCATTCCGCCCGAGCAAGTCATCGGAACCACCTTCGTGACCGAATTCCAAATGCAGGACGGCAAGCCGGTGCTGATGCGCACGCCCAAGCTGGACTACAACGACGACGGCCCGGGCAAGCCCGTCAGTATCAATAAGTTCATTGGGCGCCAACCGATCTTTGCGTTCGGCAATTCGGATGGCGACCTGCAAATGCTGCAGTGGACTGCCGCGGGTTCAGGCAAGCGGTTTGCGGGCCTGGTGCATCACACCGACGCCAAGCGCGAATGGGCCTACGACCGCGATTCGAAGATCGGACGCCTGGACAAAGCCTTGGACGAGGCGACGAACAAGGGTTGGGTAATTGTTGATATGGCAAAGGAGTGGAAACGGGTTTACGCATTTGAAAATCAATAG
- a CDS encoding fused MFS/spermidine synthase, translating to MQMGTAAMEGVDTQRPEGNARTLTTARPAALLLLSGAAALVFQVLWIKQLSLVVGVEVSAIAGAVSAFFLGLAAGGWILGRVADHLRQPVRFYAALEAAVAVSCVAVTVLLSHSAAAFVAVEAISPVAAWLMIGLLLTIPSFLMGGTLPVLLRAVTRQDAGASRRGGVLYAANTCGAIAGALLPAFILIPRFGVMGAAYAAASLNLLAAVGAWALGRKAVQAPAPGSAARAPLSSDARFAVALYAIAGGVALGYEVVWSQMVVPFMSTRAFAFAIVLATYLAGLAIGAAIFARYAPRIRNPWLVFGGLIAGAGLVAVAEVALLGKWLVVAQTWAEAVIYQWTGSAFAGMCARFAVAAGAFVLAPTLLLGAAFPAVLRIAVGDQRVGREVGTVLACNTLGGIAGTIATGFVLLPALGLVRTLGVLAAVAVMVGVAAAWRGRQRGATAVHVAIGVLGLATLTIAALIPADLFARLLPGASGAGLVFYEESHGGTVAVVERSGNGNRFSRLYIQGVSNSGDAMPSLRYMRLQALLPLIVHNGEPRSALVVGYGTGITAGALSQYRPLEKRVVAELLPAVLRAGSRFQGTYQAINDPDLEKRLQDGRRALQGSAERWDLITLEPPPPSAAGVVNLYSQDFYALAASRLAPQGIVAQWLPLPTQNTDDTRALVASFIKVFPHAQLWTSELHEMLLVGSLSPLKLDATRIQARFDQPSTAAALRAVGIPSAAALLSTWVTDRAGLERFAGDTPAVTDDRPGIEYATWVRPRELNRVLPELMALRTEPPLDGASAELADGMALERARLDTFYRAALAAYAGDRETWGRELNKVARDDGGNLYYRWFMAGGGQ from the coding sequence ATGCAGATGGGGACGGCAGCAATGGAAGGCGTGGACACACAGCGGCCTGAGGGCAACGCGCGCACATTGACGACAGCGCGTCCGGCGGCGCTGTTGCTGCTATCGGGCGCGGCGGCGTTGGTGTTTCAGGTGTTGTGGATCAAACAGCTGTCGTTGGTGGTCGGTGTGGAAGTCAGCGCGATCGCTGGCGCGGTCAGCGCATTCTTTTTGGGGCTTGCGGCGGGCGGTTGGATCTTGGGCCGCGTGGCGGATCACTTGCGCCAGCCGGTGCGCTTTTATGCGGCGCTGGAAGCGGCGGTGGCGGTTTCCTGCGTGGCCGTTACCGTCTTGCTGTCGCACAGTGCGGCAGCCTTTGTTGCGGTCGAAGCCATCAGCCCAGTAGCGGCGTGGCTCATGATCGGACTGTTGCTGACCATCCCGTCGTTCTTGATGGGCGGAACGCTGCCGGTGCTGCTGCGCGCGGTGACGCGCCAGGATGCCGGGGCCAGCCGGCGGGGCGGTGTTCTGTATGCGGCGAACACCTGCGGCGCCATTGCAGGCGCCTTGTTGCCGGCGTTTATTTTGATTCCCCGTTTTGGTGTGATGGGCGCCGCTTATGCGGCGGCCAGTCTCAACCTGCTTGCTGCCGTTGGCGCCTGGGCGCTGGGCCGCAAGGCAGTGCAGGCGCCTGCACCCGGCAGCGCCGCCCGGGCCCCCTTGTCGTCCGACGCCCGATTCGCCGTTGCGCTGTACGCCATCGCGGGCGGGGTGGCGCTGGGATACGAAGTCGTGTGGTCGCAAATGGTTGTGCCGTTCATGAGCACACGCGCCTTTGCGTTTGCCATCGTATTGGCGACGTATCTGGCGGGGCTGGCAATTGGCGCCGCGATCTTTGCCCGCTACGCGCCTCGCATCCGCAACCCTTGGCTGGTATTTGGCGGCTTGATCGCGGGCGCCGGTCTGGTCGCTGTCGCGGAAGTGGCGCTGTTGGGCAAATGGCTGGTGGTGGCGCAGACTTGGGCGGAAGCCGTGATCTATCAATGGACCGGCAGCGCGTTTGCCGGCATGTGCGCGCGCTTCGCCGTCGCCGCCGGCGCCTTTGTACTGGCGCCGACCTTGTTATTGGGCGCCGCGTTTCCGGCCGTGCTGCGTATTGCCGTCGGCGACCAGCGCGTGGGCCGCGAGGTGGGTACGGTGCTGGCCTGCAACACACTTGGCGGCATTGCGGGAACGATAGCGACCGGTTTTGTGCTGCTGCCGGCACTCGGCCTTGTCCGTACGCTGGGTGTGCTTGCCGCGGTGGCAGTCATGGTGGGTGTGGCGGCCGCATGGCGCGGACGCCAACGCGGCGCGACGGCCGTGCACGTGGCCATCGGCGTGCTGGGGCTGGCGACCTTGACGATCGCCGCGCTGATTCCAGCGGATCTGTTCGCGCGATTGTTGCCGGGCGCCAGCGGCGCCGGACTGGTGTTCTACGAAGAAAGCCATGGCGGCACGGTCGCGGTGGTGGAGCGCAGCGGCAACGGCAACCGCTTCAGCCGCCTGTATATCCAGGGTGTGTCGAATTCGGGCGACGCGATGCCATCCCTGCGCTATATGCGCTTGCAGGCGCTGTTGCCGCTCATCGTGCACAACGGTGAACCTCGATCGGCGCTGGTTGTCGGCTATGGCACGGGCATTACGGCAGGCGCGCTGTCACAATACCGGCCGTTGGAAAAGCGCGTGGTAGCCGAGCTGCTGCCCGCTGTGCTGCGGGCGGGGTCGCGTTTTCAGGGCACGTATCAGGCCATCAATGATCCCGACCTGGAAAAGCGTTTGCAGGACGGCCGGCGTGCATTGCAGGGCAGCGCCGAACGCTGGGACCTGATCACGCTGGAACCGCCGCCACCGTCTGCGGCGGGTGTGGTCAATCTGTATTCGCAAGACTTCTATGCCTTGGCGGCGTCGCGGCTGGCGCCGCAAGGCATCGTGGCGCAATGGTTGCCGCTGCCCACGCAGAACACGGACGACACCCGTGCGCTGGTCGCGAGTTTTATAAAGGTCTTTCCGCATGCGCAGCTGTGGACGAGCGAGTTGCACGAGATGCTGCTGGTCGGTTCGCTTTCTCCGCTAAAGCTGGATGCCACGCGAATCCAGGCGCGCTTTGATCAGCCCTCCACGGCAGCGGCGTTGCGGGCGGTGGGCATTCCGTCCGCGGCCGCGCTGCTGTCCACCTGGGTAACCGACCGGGCAGGGTTGGAACGCTTTGCGGGCGACACGCCTGCGGTCACGGATGACCGGCCCGGCATCGAATACGCAACCTGGGTGCGCCCGCGTGAACTGAATCGCGTCCTGCCCGAGCTGATGGCATTGCGCACGGAACCGCCGCTGGATGGCGCCAGCGCCGAACTGGCCGACGGCATGGCCTTGGAGCGAGCGCGGCTGGACACGTTTTACCGCGCCGCGCTTGCCGCCTATGCGGGCGACCGCGAAACGTGGGGCCGAGAGCTGAACAAGGTCGCCCGCGACGACGGCGGCAACCTGTACTACCGTTGGTTCATGGCAGGTGGCGGGCAGTAG
- a CDS encoding arylsulfatase, whose protein sequence is MNARKLLSAALFAVTGLAALGSAHAQTQAQTQPPPQQGQAGASAKKPNILVIFGDDVGQANISAYTRGVVGYRTPNIDRIANEGAIFTDYYAENSCTAGRSTFITGQSARRTGLSKVGIPGAPVGLQDRDITIAQALKGQGYNTAQFGKNHLGDRDEYLPTKHGFDQFFGNLYHLNAEEEPERPYFPKNPTDPVIKSYMPRGVIKASADGKIEDTGALTTKRMETIDDETVGAALDYLDKHGKEDKPFFVWMNTTRMHLFTHIRPEHQGKSGMPGNDYADGMWEHDQDVGKLLKKLDDLGIAKDTIVIYTTDNGPNQFSWPDAATTPFRSEKDTNWEGAFRVPAMIRWPGQIEPGTVKNDIVSGMDWFPTLLAAAGDDGVKERLLKGWRPNGANRDFKVHLDGYNQLAYLTGKSEKSARDDFYYFNDDGLLVAMRFDNWKVVFCEQTAPGGFAVWREPFVCLRVPKVFNLRMDPYERADIVSDQYNDWLTKNAYLAFIGSAKAGEFLQTFIEWPPSQNPPSFSTDQVQKQVDKAIDAHFEEVAKQKGK, encoded by the coding sequence ATGAACGCAAGAAAACTGTTGAGCGCGGCGCTTTTCGCCGTGACGGGGCTGGCTGCCCTGGGAAGCGCGCACGCGCAGACCCAGGCCCAGACTCAACCGCCTCCCCAGCAAGGGCAGGCGGGCGCATCGGCGAAGAAGCCGAATATTCTCGTCATCTTTGGCGATGACGTGGGGCAGGCCAACATCAGTGCATATACCAGAGGGGTTGTGGGCTACAGGACGCCCAACATCGATCGCATCGCCAATGAAGGCGCAATCTTCACTGACTACTACGCCGAAAACAGCTGCACGGCAGGCCGGTCCACGTTCATTACCGGACAGTCCGCGCGCCGCACCGGCTTGTCCAAGGTTGGTATTCCAGGCGCGCCGGTGGGGCTGCAGGATCGCGACATCACCATCGCCCAGGCCTTGAAGGGCCAAGGCTACAACACGGCGCAGTTCGGCAAGAACCACCTGGGCGACCGGGACGAATATCTGCCGACCAAGCACGGTTTCGATCAGTTCTTCGGCAATCTTTATCACTTGAACGCCGAAGAGGAACCTGAGCGCCCGTATTTTCCAAAGAATCCCACAGATCCGGTCATCAAGAGTTATATGCCGCGCGGCGTGATCAAGGCGTCGGCTGACGGCAAGATCGAGGACACCGGCGCGTTGACCACCAAGCGCATGGAAACGATCGACGACGAAACCGTGGGCGCTGCGCTGGACTATCTCGACAAGCACGGAAAAGAGGACAAGCCGTTCTTCGTTTGGATGAACACCACCCGCATGCACCTATTCACGCATATCCGGCCGGAACACCAGGGCAAGAGCGGCATGCCGGGTAACGATTACGCCGACGGCATGTGGGAGCACGATCAGGACGTCGGAAAACTGCTGAAGAAACTGGATGACCTGGGCATCGCAAAAGACACCATCGTGATCTATACGACGGACAACGGGCCCAACCAGTTCAGTTGGCCGGATGCCGCAACGACGCCATTCCGCAGCGAAAAGGACACCAACTGGGAGGGCGCTTTCCGCGTTCCGGCGATGATCCGCTGGCCAGGCCAAATCGAGCCAGGCACGGTCAAGAACGACATCGTCTCGGGCATGGACTGGTTCCCGACGCTTCTGGCTGCGGCGGGCGACGACGGCGTGAAAGAGCGGTTGTTGAAGGGCTGGCGGCCCAACGGCGCCAACCGGGACTTCAAAGTGCACTTGGACGGCTATAACCAGCTTGCCTATCTGACCGGCAAGAGCGAGAAGAGCGCGCGAGACGATTTCTACTACTTCAACGACGATGGCCTCTTGGTCGCCATGCGGTTTGACAACTGGAAGGTCGTGTTCTGCGAACAGACTGCGCCGGGCGGGTTCGCGGTGTGGAGAGAGCCATTCGTCTGCCTGCGCGTGCCCAAGGTGTTCAATCTTCGTATGGACCCGTACGAACGCGCCGACATTGTTTCCGATCAGTACAACGACTGGCTGACCAAGAACGCCTACCTGGCATTCATCGGGTCTGCCAAGGCAGGGGAGTTCCTGCAAACGTTTATTGAGTGGCCGCCCAGTCAGAATCCGCCCAGCTTCAGTACCGACCAGGTGCAAAAGCAGGTCGACAAAGCCATCGACGCACACTTCGAGGAAGTTGCGAAGCAGAAGGGCAAGTGA
- the chrA gene encoding chromate efflux transporter, whose protein sequence is MPHPPPHDESVASKPATYERAEAGRGSCLEVFLIFLRLGLTSFGGPVAHLGYFRTEFVDRRHWLDDYAFSDLVALCQFLPGPASSQVGMAIGLRRAGWAGMAAAWLAFTLPSALALIGFALGLAHFGWLSGSSVIHGLKIAAVAIVAQAVWGMGRSLCPDRPRAGLAVAAALICVLLPTSLAQAGAILLGAAVGAATLQLPPRPILANRMPGASRREGYIALAVFIALLAGLPLWASLADTVLADQVWGFYRAGALVFGGGHVVLPLLETATAAGGMISEADFLAGYGAAQAMPGPLFSFAAFLGAMSPGPLTGWWGGLALLVVIFLPGALLLAAALPFWESLRRRPGVRNMIAGVNASVVGILLAAFYDPVWTHAILGKTDFGLALLLFALLVYARWSPVWVVALAAAGGWALGWLA, encoded by the coding sequence ATGCCGCACCCGCCCCCCCACGATGAATCTGTCGCCAGCAAACCCGCCACATACGAGCGCGCGGAGGCCGGCCGGGGCTCCTGTCTGGAAGTCTTTCTGATTTTCCTGCGGCTTGGCCTGACGTCCTTCGGAGGCCCGGTCGCCCATCTGGGGTACTTCCGCACCGAATTTGTGGATCGCAGGCATTGGCTGGACGACTACGCCTTTTCGGACCTGGTGGCACTGTGTCAATTCCTGCCGGGTCCGGCCAGCAGTCAGGTAGGAATGGCAATTGGCCTGCGGCGAGCAGGCTGGGCAGGGATGGCAGCGGCGTGGCTGGCTTTTACGCTGCCGTCCGCGCTGGCGCTGATCGGCTTTGCGCTGGGGCTTGCGCACTTTGGGTGGTTATCAGGCTCTTCGGTCATCCATGGCTTGAAAATTGCGGCAGTGGCTATCGTTGCGCAGGCAGTGTGGGGCATGGGCCGGTCGCTATGCCCAGACCGTCCGCGGGCAGGCCTGGCGGTGGCTGCGGCCTTGATCTGCGTGTTGTTGCCCACCAGCTTGGCGCAGGCGGGGGCAATCCTGCTGGGGGCCGCTGTGGGTGCCGCCACGTTGCAATTGCCGCCCCGGCCCATTCTGGCCAATCGCATGCCAGGCGCTTCGCGGCGCGAGGGCTATATCGCGTTAGCCGTTTTTATCGCTTTGCTGGCCGGTCTGCCGCTGTGGGCATCCCTGGCAGACACCGTGCTGGCGGATCAGGTTTGGGGCTTTTATCGCGCTGGCGCCTTGGTGTTTGGCGGCGGGCATGTCGTACTGCCACTGCTAGAGACCGCAACAGCTGCTGGCGGCATGATTTCGGAGGCCGACTTTCTGGCAGGTTACGGCGCAGCGCAGGCGATGCCGGGTCCTTTGTTTTCGTTTGCCGCATTTCTGGGCGCCATGTCACCGGGTCCGCTGACGGGATGGTGGGGCGGGTTGGCGCTATTGGTCGTGATCTTCCTGCCGGGCGCGCTGCTGCTCGCAGCCGCCTTGCCGTTCTGGGAAAGCCTGCGCCGCCGGCCCGGCGTGCGCAATATGATCGCTGGCGTCAATGCCAGTGTGGTCGGCATCTTGCTGGCCGCGTTTTATGACCCCGTCTGGACCCATGCCATTTTGGGCAAGACCGATTTCGGCCTTGCCCTGTTGCTCTTTGCGTTGCTGGTGTATGCGCGGTGGTCCCCCGTGTGGGTCGTGGCGCTGGCGGCGGCGGGGGGCTGGGCGTTGGGTTGGCTGGCCTAG